One window from the genome of Gemmatimonadaceae bacterium encodes:
- a CDS encoding gamma-glutamyltransferase, giving the protein MSMSRSHLSSAAFALLLALAPLPLRAQRGAARPAQPRQAEDPRFSQTEKPPLHATHWLAITGKPLSATAGALIFAEGGNAVDAAAAMLAAGCTMWDTISCGGETQALIYDPHTRKVIGIDALGVAPTGATAEFYHSKGYRFPPEYGPLSAVTPGTVGGLLTMVAEYGKLSLKQVLAPAIQMADGYAIEAQICNTIEQYKDTLAQWKYSRAVMLTHPGTAHPAPEPGEVFVQKDLAATWRKLVDTEQQALRAGKTRKQAIYAAYDRFYKGDIAREMVRGVREEGGLFTMQDLANWKVRIEEPLHTNYKGIEVYKLPIWQQGPVMLQALNMLENTDVKAMGYNSPRYIHTLYQVMNLAFADRDFYYGDPYFPPEEPVKGLLSKAYAKARFGLINWTHNDPNVKPGDPYPYQGGVNPFKDLLAQWNPADFVPKASQPRGGQQDRVPPVKPDSNPGRMSGAAEFLPDHATHADSAFDNDFYAGTTSIVSADAEGWVVSVTPSGGWVPAVIAGHTGIGLSERAQSFVTYAKDGPYNVIEPGKRPRVTLTPTLALKHGAPYLAFAVQGGDSQDQNLLQFFLNVVEFGMTVQQATEAPNMNSYQMRSSFGMHELEPGKMLVATSLPDSTRAALRAMGYTLEFAPRTSGPINAILFDLQHHTMWGGSSNHGEDYGIAW; this is encoded by the coding sequence ATGTCGATGTCCCGATCCCATCTCTCGTCGGCGGCGTTCGCGCTGCTGTTGGCGCTCGCTCCGTTGCCCCTGCGCGCCCAGCGGGGGGCGGCGCGACCGGCGCAGCCCCGGCAGGCCGAGGACCCGCGCTTCTCGCAGACCGAGAAGCCGCCGCTGCACGCCACGCACTGGCTGGCCATCACCGGCAAGCCGTTGTCGGCCACGGCCGGCGCGCTGATCTTCGCCGAAGGCGGCAACGCGGTGGACGCCGCGGCGGCGATGCTCGCCGCGGGGTGCACGATGTGGGATACCATCTCCTGCGGCGGCGAGACGCAGGCGTTGATCTACGATCCGCACACCAGGAAGGTCATCGGCATCGACGCGCTCGGCGTGGCCCCCACCGGGGCCACCGCCGAGTTCTACCACAGCAAGGGATATCGCTTTCCACCCGAGTACGGTCCGCTGTCGGCCGTCACGCCGGGCACCGTGGGCGGCTTGCTCACGATGGTGGCCGAGTACGGCAAGCTGTCGCTCAAGCAGGTGCTCGCCCCGGCCATCCAGATGGCCGACGGCTACGCGATCGAGGCGCAGATCTGCAACACGATCGAGCAGTACAAGGACACGCTCGCCCAGTGGAAGTACTCGCGCGCCGTGATGCTCACGCATCCCGGCACGGCGCATCCGGCGCCGGAGCCGGGCGAGGTGTTCGTGCAGAAGGATCTCGCCGCCACCTGGCGCAAGCTCGTGGACACGGAGCAGCAGGCGCTCAGGGCCGGCAAGACGCGCAAGCAGGCCATCTACGCGGCCTACGACCGGTTCTACAAGGGCGACATCGCCCGCGAGATGGTGCGCGGCGTCCGCGAGGAGGGCGGCCTGTTCACGATGCAGGACCTGGCCAACTGGAAGGTGCGCATCGAGGAACCGTTGCACACGAATTACAAGGGCATCGAAGTGTACAAGCTCCCCATCTGGCAGCAGGGCCCGGTGATGCTCCAGGCGCTCAACATGCTGGAGAACACGGACGTGAAGGCGATGGGCTACAACTCGCCCCGGTACATCCATACGCTATATCAGGTGATGAACCTGGCGTTTGCCGATCGCGACTTCTATTACGGCGACCCGTACTTTCCGCCCGAGGAGCCGGTCAAGGGACTGCTGTCCAAGGCGTACGCCAAGGCGCGCTTCGGCCTCATCAACTGGACCCACAACGATCCGAACGTGAAGCCCGGCGATCCCTATCCGTATCAGGGCGGCGTGAATCCGTTCAAGGATCTGCTCGCGCAGTGGAATCCGGCCGACTTCGTACCCAAGGCGTCGCAGCCGCGCGGGGGCCAGCAGGACCGCGTGCCGCCGGTGAAGCCTGACTCGAACCCGGGACGGATGTCGGGCGCCGCGGAGTTCTTGCCCGATCACGCGACGCACGCCGATTCGGCGTTCGACAACGACTTCTACGCGGGGACCACGTCGATCGTGTCGGCCGACGCCGAGGGGTGGGTGGTGTCGGTGACGCCGAGCGGCGGGTGGGTGCCGGCCGTGATCGCCGGACACACCGGCATCGGACTCAGCGAACGCGCGCAGAGCTTCGTGACGTACGCCAAGGACGGCCCGTACAACGTGATCGAGCCCGGCAAGCGGCCCCGCGTCACGCTCACGCCGACCCTCGCGCTCAAGCACGGCGCGCCGTATCTGGCGTTCGCCGTTCAGGGGGGCGATTCGCAGGATCAGAACCTGCTGCAATTCTTCCTGAACGTGGTGGAGTTCGGCATGACCGTGCAGCAGGCCACCGAAGCGCCGAACATGAACAGCTACCAGATGCGGTCGTCGTTCGGGATGCACGAACTGGAGCCGGGCAAGATGCTGGTCGCCACCTCGCTCCCCGACTCCACGCGCGCCGCGCTACGCGCCATGGGCTACACGCTGGAGTTCGCGCCGCGCACCTCGGGGCCGATCAACGCGATCCTGTTCGACCTGCAGCACCACACGATGTGGGGCGGATCGAGCAATCACGGCGAGGATTACGGCATCGCCTGGTGA
- a CDS encoding cytochrome c oxidase assembly protein: MVTKVQWWCSAQDLPWSWKWRAYPGVWLVVAGVAAGYWALTRRAANTPSARRRHVLGWIGVALVWLALDWPLGPLAAGYLASAHAVQFLLITMGASPLLLLGLEPGLLARPEPQGAVGLALRVVTAPLMAAIVFNIIAAATHVPSVVDGLMVSQGGAFVLDLAWLVAGLVFWWPVIMSVPRRDFPVLMKLLYVFLGTLIHSGIAIIMLLAEFPLYSIYQLAPPFRNLPAMMDLQIAGAVMELGGTAIAFSVMTGLFFTWVRRSGAGDEA, translated from the coding sequence ATGGTGACCAAGGTGCAGTGGTGGTGCTCGGCGCAGGACCTTCCGTGGAGCTGGAAGTGGCGCGCCTATCCGGGCGTGTGGCTGGTGGTGGCCGGCGTGGCGGCCGGTTATTGGGCGCTCACGCGCCGCGCGGCCAACACGCCCTCGGCGCGGCGACGGCACGTGCTCGGATGGATCGGCGTGGCCCTGGTATGGCTCGCGCTGGACTGGCCGCTCGGTCCGCTGGCGGCCGGCTATTTGGCCAGCGCGCACGCCGTGCAGTTCCTGCTCATCACGATGGGGGCCAGTCCGCTCCTGCTGCTCGGCCTCGAACCCGGCCTGCTGGCCCGGCCCGAGCCGCAGGGGGCCGTGGGTCTCGCGCTCCGGGTGGTCACCGCCCCGCTCATGGCGGCGATCGTGTTCAACATCATCGCGGCCGCCACCCACGTACCCAGTGTGGTGGACGGGCTGATGGTGTCGCAGGGCGGGGCGTTCGTCCTCGACCTCGCGTGGCTGGTGGCCGGCCTCGTGTTCTGGTGGCCCGTGATCATGAGCGTGCCGCGGCGCGACTTCCCGGTGCTGATGAAGCTGCTGTATGTCTTCCTGGGCACGCTCATCCACTCGGGCATCGCGATCATCATGCTGCTCGCGGAATTCCCGTTGTACAGTATCTATCAACTCGCGCCACCGTTCCGGAACCTGCCGGCGATGATGGACCTCCAGATCGCGGGCGCGGTGATGGAACTCGGCGGCACGGCGATCGCGTTCAGCGTGATGACGGGATTGTTCTTCACGTGGGTGCGCCGCTCGGGCGCCGGCGACGAAGCCTGA
- a CDS encoding SCO family protein — translation MSTFTQRMRLLLLSTVLAAAAACGGPLRNSQDLHGAVLPHAIPRPDFQLTDTEGKPFSFARETHGTLTLLAFGYTHCPDVCPVQMSNIAAAMARLPADQRARIRVVFVTTDPPRDSASRLRSWLDSFNHSFIGLRGSESEIEAAERAVGVALAVKESSTASDSGYAVGHAAQVYAFTPDDSAHRAYPFGTLQQDWAHDLPELLRGAH, via the coding sequence GTGTCGACGTTCACGCAGCGCATGCGCCTCCTGTTGCTCTCCACTGTCCTTGCCGCGGCCGCCGCGTGCGGCGGTCCGTTGCGCAACTCGCAGGATCTGCACGGGGCAGTGCTCCCGCACGCCATTCCGCGTCCGGACTTCCAACTCACCGACACCGAGGGCAAGCCGTTCTCGTTCGCGCGTGAGACGCACGGAACGCTCACCCTGCTCGCGTTCGGCTACACCCACTGTCCCGACGTGTGCCCGGTGCAGATGTCGAACATCGCTGCCGCCATGGCCCGGCTCCCGGCCGATCAGCGCGCCAGGATCCGCGTGGTGTTCGTGACCACCGATCCGCCCCGCGATTCCGCGTCGCGTCTGCGTTCCTGGCTCGACTCGTTCAACCATTCGTTCATCGGGCTGCGGGGCAGCGAGTCCGAGATCGAGGCCGCGGAGCGCGCCGTGGGCGTCGCGCTGGCGGTCAAGGAATCGAGCACGGCGTCCGACAGCGGCTACGCCGTGGGGCACGCGGCGCAGGTGTACGCCTTCACGCCCGACGACAGCGCGCATCGCGCGTACCCGTTCGGCACCCTCCAGCAGGATTGGGCGCACGATCTGCCGGAGCTGCTGCGTGGCGCGCATTGA